From the Lathyrus oleraceus cultivar Zhongwan6 chromosome 4, CAAS_Psat_ZW6_1.0, whole genome shotgun sequence genome, one window contains:
- the LOC127136765 gene encoding uncharacterized protein LOC127136765: MYPSPEVAQHSEKDDDSSSSEKNMAAEGLCSLGQTVSSKGKPVASKTANASHSKKHDVANDKTTVRKSSGKVLAVHLDNISFHLEDGAGKWKFVIQRRVVVERELGKDVVEVKEVMDLIKTVGLMKTVVGFSQCYEGLVKEFIVNIPKDIADKNNKESCKVFVRGKCITFSPTVINNFLGRKVEGAGELAATNNEVCREITARQVKGWPIKKHLPAGKLTVKYAILHKIGTANWVPTNHISTIANTLGRFIFVVGTKMNFDYASKVGTITELKETCKELGEGIRVATTRKQSLEALIASLEQTAGESIDHAKEAEAHTTSERSATNDETIGNSVSSADEAASSSSSD; this comes from the exons atgtacccctctcctgaggttgcACAACATAGTGAGAAGGATGATGATTCCTCCAGTTCTGAGAAGAACATGgctgctgaaggtttgtgctctctAGGGCAAACTGTGTCTAGTAAAGGAAAACCTGTGGCATCTAAAACTGCCAATGCTTCCCATTCTAAGAAGCATGATGTTGCAAACGat AAAACCACTGTGAGGAAGTCTTCTGGTAAAGTTCTTGCTGTGCATTTGGATAATATTTCTTTCCATCTTGAGGATGGAGCTGGCAAatggaaatttgtgattcaaagaaGGGTGGTTGTGGAAAGGGAGTTAGGAAAGGATGTCGTTGAAgtcaaggaggtcatggacctgataaAGACTGTTGGGTTGATGAAGACTGTGGTTGGGTTCTCTCAGTGCTATGAGGGTTTagttaaggaattcattgtcaacatTCCTAAGGATATTGCTGATAAGAATAACAAGGAATCTTGCAAAGTGTTTGTGAGAGGTAAGTGCATCACTTTCTCTCCCACTGTTATTAACAATTTTCTGGGCAGAAAAGTTGAGGGTGCAGGTGAATTGGCAGCTACAAACAATGAGGTATGTAGAGAAATTACAGCTAGGCAGGTGAAAGGGTGGCCTATTAAGAAGCATCTTCCTGCTGGGAAGTTAACTGTCAAGTATGCtatattgcataaaataggaactgcaaattgggtgcctaccaaccatATTTCCACAATTGCTAATACCCTTGGAAGATTTATCTTTGTTGTTGGAACCAAAATGAAttttgactatg cctcaaaagTTGGAACTATTACTGAGTTGAAGGAGACTTGTAAAGAGCTGGgtgaagggataagggtagcaacaacTAGGAAACAATCGTTGGAAGCAttgattgcaagcttggagcaaaCTGCAGGTGAAAGTATTGATcatgctaaggaagctgaagcccacaccactagtgagaggtctgcaacTAATGATGAGACAATTGGCAATTCTGTTTCTAGTGCTGATGaagctgcaagctcaagctcctctGATTAG